The following nucleotide sequence is from Trypanosoma brucei gambiense DAL972 chromosome 3, complete sequence.
TGCTTTTCATACACTCAAAGTCAAACGGCTTCCCATGGATGCGTTTGAAGAGGTCGAGAATGTTACCGGCGGCGCTCTCAAAGTGTGTTGCAGGATCAAAACTGTTGCTGATGAAACACTTGCTCGCCGTACCGTCATCGAGGGGTTCATAGAGGTCTGACACTGAAACAAATGTCTCGATGGTGCTACCAATGACCTTTAAGCCAGGTTGAATGTCCATCATGGGGTCCGCCACATTCTCCACAGTTGTGCCGATGATGGCTATATAGTAACCTGGGGGGCACACCTTGTTGTTAGCACCAAGTTGCAGTATGTACACGTCATTCTTGCGCTTCAGCTCCTTTTGTGGAATGATAATTTGGCACGAAGCGCACTCTGGTTTCAGGTTTGGGATCGGGTGATTCATAATGGCTATGCACCGAACTACTTTGCCCGACACCTTCACTCGATCAGGGAAGTAGGAGGGATCACCAACCACAAGCTTGGCGAATGCCTTTTTCCCCTCGCTTTCAATGGACTCAAAGACGCCCGCCTCGTTAAAGTTCACCTTTGTGACGGGTGTTTGAAGCATGTAGGTCCCACCGTAAACAGCGCAAAGACGAGAGAATGCCTGAGGCAACTCACCGTTCCCATACAGGGGGTAAACATATGGCGACTGGTTATACATGTTGAAGGACTCTTCGTACAGCTTGCAGCGCATGACAGTTTCGATTGCTGGACGCTGAAGGTAGTCATCGTTCGTGTGCAGGGCAACGGCGTGGCCAACGAAGTCAATAGTATCGTTTCCAATACCGAATTCTTTGTATAGATCCGCCATGGTCATTGTG
It contains:
- a CDS encoding RAB GDP dissociation inhibitor alpha, putative → MEETYDAIVCGTGLTECVLSGLLSVNGYKVLHVDRNSYYGGEAASLNLEQLYKKFGKGTPPEALGRSHLYSVDLIPKVLMCAGELVKILRATVIERYNMEFMLIDNSFVMKNGKISKVPATEAEALVSPLMGFFEKRRGAKLFEFIGAYDPNVPKTHKGHNLRTMTMADLYKEFGIGNDTIDFVGHAVALHTNDDYLQRPAIETVMRCKLYEESFNMYNQSPYVYPLYGNGELPQAFSRLCAVYGGTYMLQTPVTKVNFNEAGVFESIESEGKKAFAKLVVGDPSYFPDRVKVSGKVVRCIAIMNHPIPNLKPECASCQIIIPQKELKRKNDVYILQLGANNKVCPPGYYIAIIGTTVENVADPMMDIQPGLKVIGSTIETFVSVSDLYEPLDDGTASKCFISNSFDPATHFESAAGNILDLFKRIHGKPFDFECMKSTASNEDR